Within Campylobacter jejuni, the genomic segment GCTGAATTTTATTGCCCAATTTTTCAGTAAGCTTGATCCAACCTTCAAAGTCATTTTCAGCTAAGCCATCTTCGATACTGCAAATTGGATATTTTGCACAAAGTTCTACATAGCGTTCGATCAAATCCTCACTTGAAAAAGCCTTGCCTTCCATGTGATATTTGCCATCTTTGAAAAATTCTGTACTTGCTACATCAAGAGCGATTTTTACACGATTTTCATAACCTGCTTTTTTGATACAAGTCATTAAAAGATCGATAGGTTCTGTGTTGTTAGCTAAATTTGGAGCAAAACCGCCTTCATCACCTAAAGCCGTAGAATGTCCAGAATTTGCGAGTTCTTTTTTTAATATCGCATAAATTTCACAAACTGAACGCAAAGCTTCTTTAAAACTGGTAAAACCGAAAGGCATGATCATAAATTCTTGAAAATCTACATTGTTGTTTGCATGAGCACCGCCATTTATGATATTACACATTGGTACAGGTAAAATGCTCGCATTTGCACCACCTAAGTAGCGATACAAAGGCATTCCCAAAGCAGCCGCAGCCGCACGAGCTGTTGCCATGGATACGCCTAAAGTCGCATTTGCACCTAAATTTGAGTAATTATTTGTTCCATCAAGCTCACGCAAAGTATCATCAAGTTGAATTTGATTAAAAGCATCTAGTCCTAAAATTTCATCTGCAATGCTCTCATTGATATTTGCAACAGCTTTTAAAACGCCTTTTCCGCCAAATCTTTCATCATTATCACGCAATTCTAAGGCTTCTTTTGAACCTGTACTTGCACCACTTGGAACTATGGCCGCACCTACACTTCCATCGCTTAGCGTAACTTCGGCTTTTACGGTTGGATTTCCTCTGCTATCAAGAACTTCATAGGCTCTAACATCTTCAATTACTAACATTATTCTTCTCCTTCGTCATCTTCGCTACCGCTGATCATACCTTCTATTCCCATAGAATTTTGAATCGCTTTTGTGATTTCATCTGCAATTTCAGGGTTTTCTTTTAAGAAAGCTTTTGAATTTTCTCTACCTTGTCCAAGTTTTTTATCTTTATAAGAAAACCACGCACCACTTTTATCTACGATATCAAGTTTTACACCATAATCGATCAATTCACCTTCACGGCTTAAACCCTCTCCAAACATCACATCAAATTCAGCTTGTCTGAATGGAGGAGCAACTTTATTTTTAACTACTTTTACTTTAACGCGGTTTCCTATAGGTTCTTCGTTTTGTTTTAAGGTTGCTACTTTTCTAACATCTAAACGCACAGAAGCATAAAATTTTAATGCATTTCCACCTGTTGTGGTTTCAGGAGTACCATAACCCATAGCACCGATTTTCATACGAATTTGGTTGATGAAAATTACTGTGGTATTCATTTTATGAACTATACCTGTAAGTTTTCTTAGAGCTTGAGACATAAGTCTTGCTTGAAGTCCTACATGTTGATCGCCCATATCGCCTTCAATTTCTGCTTTTGGGGTAAGTGCTGCAACGCTATCTACTACAATAAGATCTACTGCACCACTTCTTGCTATAGTTTCTACAATTTCTAAGGCTTGCTCTCCAAAATCAGGTTGAGAAACATACAAATCATCTGTATTTACACCTAAATTTTTAGCATATTTCACATCAAGTGCATGTTCTGCATCGATAAAAGCACAAACCCCACCTGCTTTTTGGCATTCTGCGATAATGTGTAGAGTTAGAGTAGTTTTACCTGAACTTTCAGGCCCATAAATTTCTATAATTCTTCCTTTTGGAACACCGCCTATACCTAAAGCAAGATCAAGTCCAACTGAACCTGTGCCTATGCTATCGATTTGCTCGACTTCTTTATCCCCTAGTCTTAAGATAGTGCCTTTTCCAAAGGTTTTATCTAAACTTTTTAGGGCAGCGTCTAGAGATTTTCTTTTATTATCATCCATAACTTTCCTTAAAATTCTAAAGATTTTTGGCTAGAATTCTAACAAAATAAAATTAAATAATGATTTATTTTGCTAGAATTAAAGCAAAGATTTACAAGGAAGCATAGATGAAAAAAATTACTATTGCACATTCTCCTGATGCTGATGATATTTTTATGTATATGGCTATTAAATTGGGGTGGATAGGGAATGATTTTGCTTATGAAAATACAGCTTTAGATATACAAACTTTAAATGAATTTGCCTTGAAAAATGAATTTGATGCTACGGCTATTTCTTTTGGGCTTTATCCTTTAATTGCTTCTGAGTATGCGCTTTTAAGCACAGCAGTGAGTTTTGGTGAAGGTTATGGGCCAAAACTCATCAAGAAAAAAGACACGCATTTAAAAAGAAATTTTAAAGTCGCTTTGAGTGGAGCAAATACCACCAATGCTTTGATTTTTCGTATGAAATACCCTGAAGCAAGAATTATTTATAAGAATTTTTTAGACATTGAAAATGCAGTTTTAAGTGGTGAAGTAGATGCAGGAGTTTTGATCCATGAAAGCATTTTAGAATTTGATCAAAGTCTTTGCGTGGAAGCAGAACTTTGGGATATATGGCTTGAATTTGCTAAAGAAAATTTACCTTTGCCTTTAGGTGGAATGGCTTTGCGTCGCTCTTTGCCTTTAAGCGATGCGATTAAGATCGAAAGAGATTTAACCAATGCTGTAAAAATTGCCGATGCAAATCGTAAAATTTTAGCCCCCATGCTTATGGAAAGAAAACTTATCCGTGTTAATGAAGAAAAACTTGATACTTATCTTAATTTATATGCCAATAAAAACTCTATTAGCATGAATCAAACTCAACTTTTAGCTGTAGATACGCTTTTTAAACTAGGATATGATTATAAATTTTATGATAAAATCATACATGTAAATGATTATCTTATCCCTAGCGAATACGAAGAAGCTAGAAATTCTTAAAAAGGATAAAAATGGACGAAAGTACCTTAGTTGCTCTTGGAGTGCAAACCTTTAAAATCACACTTTTACTTTCCTTGCCTATGCTTTTAGCAGGGCTTATTGCAGGGCTTGTAATCAGCATTTTTCAAGCAACTACACAGATTAACGAAATGACACTTTCTTTTGTTCCTAAAATCATCTTGGTTGTAGTTATTTTAATCTTTTTAATGCCTTGGATGACTACAACTATGATTGATTTTACTGAGAATATACTAAATCAAATTCCAACTTTTATCAAATGATCATTGATTTTAAAAAATACTCTTCTGTGCGTATAGGAAATGAATTTGAAGTTTTAGTTTTGGATCAAATTTGTGATTTTGATGGTTTTTTAATAGGTG encodes:
- the eno gene encoding phosphopyruvate hydratase, with the translated sequence MLVIEDVRAYEVLDSRGNPTVKAEVTLSDGSVGAAIVPSGASTGSKEALELRDNDERFGGKGVLKAVANINESIADEILGLDAFNQIQLDDTLRELDGTNNYSNLGANATLGVSMATARAAAAALGMPLYRYLGGANASILPVPMCNIINGGAHANNNVDFQEFMIMPFGFTSFKEALRSVCEIYAILKKELANSGHSTALGDEGGFAPNLANNTEPIDLLMTCIKKAGYENRVKIALDVASTEFFKDGKYHMEGKAFSSEDLIERYVELCAKYPICSIEDGLAENDFEGWIKLTEKLGNKIQLVGDDLFVTNEDILREGIIKKMANAVLIKPNQIGTITQTMRTVRLAQRNNYKCVMSHRSGESEDAFIADFAVALNTGQIKTGALARGERTAKYNRLLEIELESDEYLGEKL
- the recA gene encoding recombinase RecA, translated to MDDNKRKSLDAALKSLDKTFGKGTILRLGDKEVEQIDSIGTGSVGLDLALGIGGVPKGRIIEIYGPESSGKTTLTLHIIAECQKAGGVCAFIDAEHALDVKYAKNLGVNTDDLYVSQPDFGEQALEIVETIARSGAVDLIVVDSVAALTPKAEIEGDMGDQHVGLQARLMSQALRKLTGIVHKMNTTVIFINQIRMKIGAMGYGTPETTTGGNALKFYASVRLDVRKVATLKQNEEPIGNRVKVKVVKNKVAPPFRQAEFDVMFGEGLSREGELIDYGVKLDIVDKSGAWFSYKDKKLGQGRENSKAFLKENPEIADEITKAIQNSMGIEGMISGSEDDEGEE
- a CDS encoding menaquinone biosynthesis family protein translates to MKKITIAHSPDADDIFMYMAIKLGWIGNDFAYENTALDIQTLNEFALKNEFDATAISFGLYPLIASEYALLSTAVSFGEGYGPKLIKKKDTHLKRNFKVALSGANTTNALIFRMKYPEARIIYKNFLDIENAVLSGEVDAGVLIHESILEFDQSLCVEAELWDIWLEFAKENLPLPLGGMALRRSLPLSDAIKIERDLTNAVKIADANRKILAPMLMERKLIRVNEEKLDTYLNLYANKNSISMNQTQLLAVDTLFKLGYDYKFYDKIIHVNDYLIPSEYEEARNS
- the fliQ gene encoding flagellar biosynthesis protein FliQ produces the protein MDESTLVALGVQTFKITLLLSLPMLLAGLIAGLVISIFQATTQINEMTLSFVPKIILVVVILIFLMPWMTTTMIDFTENILNQIPTFIK